The window TGTGCCTTGTTTACAAAAGTTTTCAAATTTCTCCATGAGATGCACAGTTGTGCATGTATGTCTGTTGATAATTTACATTTTCCAATGAAAACTGGACTGTGTGCAAAAACACTATAGCAtgcttaaaaaatgctaaaaaagtatATGCtgtaaagcaataaaaaggtGATGTGCTCTCATTGAAGGGATTACTACTGATGTAGTTAGATGGTTTGGTAAGCCGGAGTATCCTACATTACCTACCAAAACACATACCTAATAAAAATGGATGTTTTAATTGGACTCTAGagctatttaattatttttaatattaatatattaattgaAAAGTTTATCACACCCTTTCTAATTAaaggtataaatgtttttttcttgtcttttttttcttgaaaaattcTGTGATAAAGTGCGATAAagctttattattagtttttttttaaatgggaaagtTTGCAGATAGAAGCCTCCCTTACTTGTTCTGAAgtcataaaaacaaaagatattcaaaaaaaaatatttatatggtatACTCAACTGATGggggaattataaaaaaaaagctgaaaaacacaaaaaaccacaactattttatacagaaatgtaTCACTCAACTAATTGAATGTGCAGTAATGGTTAACCACGATGACTAGGTATTCAATATTCTCTGTGATTCAAAGAAGGTTTGCTAGAAAATTAAATTTCCTGACATCTCAGAACTGagttaaaaatacacacacagaaatattaaGTTTATGTGCTATAATTCTGAAATTCAAAAACAAGAGAACAGCCCATATCACGTAGCCAATTTAGTAAACAACAATACATTTGAGAGGTAATAAGAAGCAGGAGATTGTTGCCTAAATTAAACGTTATAGGgcatattgattaaaaaaaataatagacaaaAAGGTACAGTAATTTAAATTTACTTCCAAGATGTTGAGAAAGGATTCTCTGTTGTTTAAAACCCAACATTCAAAATCAAGCTTGCATGGCCAGTGAATATGGAATGTACATTAATGTTGGCCAGGTTATGTTTGCTGGCATACCTTTTATATCTTAGTTATTCCtaagtttaaagttttaaaaaaccaTGAGGagccaggcactgccatgggTTCCAGTACCAATGCAAAATTGCCGTAAGTCTTTAGACCTTTAgaattaatcttttattttttgtaagcaaACATGAGCACACATGGTGAGTTAATTGTTGGCTGAATTTTGAAGTGTGGCATCAAATCCAGACAAATCTATTTTGAGCATATTTTTACTGAGCAACAATACCTTTTTTTGTAATTCGAGGGAGCAAGTGAAGATTCTCATTTCAGAGACCGGCAAAATATGGTCAAATGACAGCAACTTGACCCATGAAAAATTAAGAAATGTACACCTTTGTGTAATTTTATAGGTGTCGTATAAGGATGTACAGGTCAGTACTATTTTTATCTTCCTGTAAAAACCCCATTACcaagttaaattatttttattattttatattttttagtattttttagtattttaaaggcttacttgcatttttttttcctttccattacCTTTTTGTCTTACCAACTTGCAAAGTGCCTCTGACATTTAGAGAGAATGTGACTTCTCCAAGTAAAATTTTACAGCACAGCCCCCTCCTTCCTGCAAACCATATCCTGCTTCTGTTttggaaatgtttaataattgtttCTGCTGGCCTAGCTCCTTTTGCTTTTTACATCATAAAGGTACTAAAAGAAAGGGAAATACTATAGACAAACCAGTCTTACTTGACCTTTATAATaagggggaacccctaaaatgaCTAAAATAACCTCTGCTTtgattactttatccacagttcacagtgaATTAGTAtgatggttagtgggaagaatgcatcaTACAGTGCTGACCtccgggaagaatgtcacttttacagatagcaAATATGATCATTGCAAAAAGTTAAACTGACCCAAAAGgagcaaattgctcattggttgGGTAAACTCTaacaacctctgaaagaaccttGGCTAAGAAACATTAAACTAATGTTCTGAAAAATGATTGTGTGAAAATTCAAAGTTCAAAAATTATGAGTGATCATGCAGGTAGGGGGTTagatcacttgtccctttctataataatgacctgccttatCATTGAttcctaaaagtaaaactttagttctACTATAAGAAACTATATTGGGGTAATGGATATAAAACTACATAATGTATAACATTCCTCCCATTTTAAGATGACCTTTAATTTATTACCAGCCAAAATTCACCTTTCAGTGAACAGACTTTCACACGGAACAGACTTTTACATGGAAATCTGTGTATCAGTTACAGCACTTTAAATGCCAACAGGACTCTTCACGCTGCATAATTACCAAAACCCAACATAGCGAATATTTAAAGTCTGAGAGCGCAGCAGACGTCATGACCACAATCAGGAAGCTCCCACAGAGCTATAAAGATATGTACTGTACACCAGATGCACTTGTTTTAATGTTCAAAAGGAGAAGAAAGTTTTATGACAAACCTTTCAGCCTCTTTTAAAACTTCTCAACAACACAAGAGGAAGCAATAATGAAACTGAGCTGGCATACCAAGTTGTTTTTTGGAGCATGGTGCATTATTCTTTTAAACGGGACTGGTACAGTAGTGATGGGGGAATGCAACAATGGAATGCACCCAGTCTATACCACAACTAAAGGTCGAATATGCTGcccaaaatgtgtaaaaagtgaGTAATATTTTATTCCAGCATGTAAAGTGTGCTTGAACACTGTttgctgtatgattttttttggttgcttATTTGTTTAtaagtctacacggactgtttccttTAAGTTTGAAATTCTAGTTTGTTTGAATAGGCCAGTTCACACCCGGCGAGTTTTTGGCTATTTTCTTAGTAGGCAGCCTGCAGCATTTGCACAGTATGCCCAGAAATGCTTGCAAATGCCCATAGTAACTCCTGATACTATTTTCATTTAACAAATTAAAGTTAAACCTATGTGGACTATTTCCtttatgtttgaaattcccatttattGGAATGGGCCAGGTCACACCAGAGAGTTTTTGGGCAATTTCCTATTGGGCAGcctgcagcattgtacaatatttttgtttaaatgcctAGAAATGCTTGCAAATGCCCAAAAATGCCCCAAATACCTTAAATGGAAATTAATGAGATGTTTTTAGGTATTTGTGTCATTTATGTGCATTTAGGCATTTGTGGAACATTTGTGGGCATTTATAagccatacatttatttattttttcaatttagagGTGTTTTCTTCTATTCAACCTCTTCTCTGCCATATAGCTTGCTTCAAAAGACCTTTAAAGGCACAAATTTTCTCCGAAAGAAACTGCACTGCCCAGAAATTTGCTGCTCCATCAGGCTTCCACATTAGCTGGGTAGCAAAACACTGGCAATGATGTATATTACCTCTTATATTAGTTCTCCTGCATGTTTTGTGATGTCACAAAAATAGAACAGTGACCACTTGCACAAAAGAGAAAAACCCAATACCGGAGATagccaaatatttgtaaatgactGTTGATCTAGTAACATAGTAGACTTGATTAGTTTGTGGTTAATAATTCTAGTAGGTCATTTTAGTATTAGGAAGTTGTATTAATGTGAAATTTCACATGCCTTTATTTATAGCGATTAGGACAAATTTTTATTgcctacaatttaaaatcaaataaaatgcaaCTATTGTAAGCAACCCAGACAGAGttatatttcctaaatgtttaaattgtataattttccTGTATGTAAGGGCAAAACCTTTTTTCCCAAGTACGTTAAACCTTCTGTCACATTGTCCTTCACATTTGTGTCCAAGCTGGGTGGTTTGTCCTAATAACCATTGTCAATCAGAAAAGTTGTCATCAAAACAAGATGTGATGGAAAACCTTTCGATAGGAGCAATTGTTTCTCACATTCTGTTGTGTCACGAGGATAGGCTGCAAATAAAAGCATGACAAGAGTTTAAGTCTTCCCTTTTCTtcatgaaactaaaaaaatacaattttaaatgtgCACAGTGGTGGGAGAGGCTGGTGCTTGGAGAACACCTAAAAGATgaaaatttaaagcattttagaaTCCCTAACAAGGATGAATTGCAGTGTGGTGGGCTACCAGACTTCATCTTGAAGTACATGTATTAGACGTGCTTGCCTGCCATAGCCAATATGGACCGCCTGACCTTTATCATAACAAACCAAACTTGGAACGCTGATGACTTCCTCATCACAGTGGTCATTTATACCATGTAACTATGTCATGCTTTTTAGTCTGTATAACAgagtatatatttacaaaataaattgcatgCACTTTGCCCACTGGGTAGTAGAAGCACTGCTGCTGTTGCCGTTGTCATCCGTTGTCATGATAATTCTGGTGCTGGGCTTGCCAGCAATCCCACTCTCAGCCTTGGCAAATCCTGGTTTAGCTTACTTTTGCTTTTTCAAACCATCTACCACTCtcttttcctcctcctctcctATCCACAAAAACTTTAAACCAGGGTATTAATCTTCCTTACACTGCATTGTGCCTTGCCCaatttttgtttaagaaaaaccATCTAAGGGACAACTGCTATGCTATGACAGGGAGGTGGCTGTAGTGGCTATGAGAAAGGTGTTGGATAATAATGTGCTAACTATGACCAAAGAAGCAGAGGAGACATAGGAAATATTGTACATGAAGATTGACACCACATTACTTGACAAATGGTGGTGGCAGTGGTTCTGGCGGACATTACTAAAATTATggcaatgtacacattttagatgATTCTTGCCTtggcaagctttaaaaaatcaggcacaatgttCATGGCTTCATAAGGACAGATCCATCCATTCATCCTCTGTTTAAGTCACTTGTGGAAGATAGCACAGTGGTGTGACGTTCCCCCCTCGCTCTGtcacttttttgtttctcttggAAAGATTAAATGTTAGTGTGCAGCCTAAGGATTTTAGAGACACTGCTATTAAACTGGAGGCTTCTAAAGTGTCATAGGAGGGTTTCAAGGTGGTGTATATTAAAGATTCCAAGGTATAGATGATAGAGACTACTGTGTTTAACCTACTCTAACAATGGATACCATGGAAAAGGCTATCAAAAAAGTCaacagatttaaaaatggtgGTGGCTACGACAATGGCCAAGCATTGCCTTTAAAGGTAAAAAGAGGAGACAGTGGTGGAATCGGCATTAAAAGTGGGTTGTTAGTTAGAATTATGCTGTGTCTTGAGCTTACTTTTGTCTCAAATAACTTCAAAATACTGTTTTGAGAAATGTGTTGATGTGATAGGCTGTAATAgtcacaggttaaaaaaaaacttcattaaaatgtatttactgtaaatgagTAGTCAGTAAAAGGTGCCCCAGATATGTGATatcatatatttgtacatttttatcagtTTGAAGCAGCCTAGAAAAAGAGAAGGTAACAAAATTCCCATGAGGTAATGTCAAGGTAACTTCTCATCACTGTTCTCCTTTCTGATAATACATAACCGAATAGTGTAACCACTGCAGTCACATGTGCTACAATCACATCATTACCAAACTAGGGTAACCACTTGTTattactattacaaaaaaaaacacactaccATAGACTATTTGATGCATTAATAGATGTAGGTAGCAGCCACTAACAACCTTTAGTTGGTAGTAGGTAGTGGCAGTATGTTGCTTAAAGAATTATTGTAAACCTATCCACTACATTGTCCCTTCACCTACAAATTCAATATGGATTACATGTGTTTAGGTGAAATAGTTTAGATGGCTTGTGTGAATAATACACCTCTGACTTTTATAAGCCTTCCTAAAGGAAGGTTCAAGATACTTCCTATTGCTTTTGCTATGTTTAAAGTGGTATTCCATGTCCTTTCATAACAAACTTCTTTAACTATATGGCAGaacacaatgtttaaaatatgaattattttacatGAACTTATAATTTGTTAATGCAAGACCGTGGAAGTTTCTTGCTATTCCTCTCTTCTCCCAAAGCATACATTCtgtatgtgttgttgtttttCAGCCATTGGGGGAGAGGAGAAACATTGTTATGTAAGTTTTAAATGGACTTCCATTCAGAGCCTATACAGGGGTTACATGGGGTGAGTAACATGCCCTATCACACCCAGAAGTAATAGATTTCATGTAGCTGAACAGAACAATATGGAGTTAAAGTAAAAGATTATTCACTGCTGAGGAGGatgctttaaagtttatctgaTGAATTGCCCTGCATGGGATAGCACAGATTAGAAATTTTGTATTTCACATTAAACTGATAGCTGAAGAGAATTACTGCTGTTAGGTATTTCAACCATCCCTGTTCTCCCTGTTCTAGAATAAATCTTTAGGATGACATTTAGGGTTGGTACTTTGTTACTAAAGAAAAGAGCAAGACATTCTACCATCACATTCAATCTCATTAGGCCCAAAGCCTTTGGCCAACTGCATCCTGTCAGTAAAAGGAGAAGCCCAACCTAACTGATAAAAGACCAAAGGAACACTGGATGTTATTTTCTTTCACAACTGACATACAGCTCATTAGTTATATATGACTTACATATGAATTCACATCCActaaaaaatgtcttcaacacTGGGTCACAAAACCAGAAATAGCTCATTGAATGATGATGAATTTACTTTTAACTAACTGTACCTTTACAAATGACAAATCTGACACCTTTGACCAACGGTAATTTTAGGCCATTTTAACTGTAGACATAGGACTATTGGGAGACAACTATGctgcaataatatattttcaacaatacaatttagttatactttaagaaagtcttttatgtgtttatactgaaaaaattgcaaataataaaatgatgcctTCTCATTTGCAGATAACCTGAGAGAGCCATGTGAACACAAGGAGATGGAATGCCGCTGTCATCAAGGCTATGGATGTCAAACAAAAAGTTGTACAGAGTGCAAAGAATTGCCAGCATGCAATACAAGAGAGAGGCTTAAAATAACATGTAATATTGTTTGCCTGGCAGCATATACACTATATTTTATACAGCAATAGGAATTTAAAAGTGTGATAAGAGTTCTGCTGCATCTTGTTCAAAACATGCTGAGTATCTTATAACAAAAACTGATCTTCTTTTCCCATCTGTTTATCCTAATCATACCCCTTCTACCCGACTATTCGTCAGCTCTACCTTTACCCTTTCCTCTTCTATCCTTTCTCCCCTCGACTCCACTTTCCTATCCCTACTAATCTCATCTCCTTTCCTGTCTTCTCTGCTCTCCTCTTTTTCCCTCCCCTTTCTCTCCTtttccctcttttctttctttctctttcttacAATTCATAGTGTTCATCTCATCTCTGTCCTCCTCTCCCTTTCCTTTATTATCATTCTCCTCACTTCTCTTCCCTTActattcttttttcccttttcactcCTTCTTCCATTTCCCTCTTTCTCTGTTTCTTCATCTGCGTTCTCCTATTCTCACTTCTCTCTTCTCTATATCCTCTTTGTTCTGtcctcctcttttctttcttacaCTTTCCTTTActctattttttctttcctcccgGTCCTCACTTTTATTTTGACTCCCTTCTTTCCCCAttcctcttttctctttcttttgctcTCCTTTTTCCTTTTACCTTCCCCTTCCTCACCTTTTCCCCCCACCTTCCTTCCATACTTGTCTTCTCCCTTCTTTACCATCTCCTTTTATTtcccttctctcttttctcttccccTCCCTTCCTTCCCCCTCATCTAATGTCTGCTTTCTTCCCGACTCCCCTTTACCTTCCCCTTTCTTTCATGCCCCTTCTATATGACTTATATGGCGAATCCTGCAGTTTGAGATTCACATACTCATCAAACTATTTGATCTGTTCCCTTCTCTCTTCCCATATTTTCTTACCTTGTCATCTGCACACCcctatatgatttttttcctgaCCGCCTCTGGATATGTATTCGTACATCtagcaaaaaaagttattttcattattttatcattgtcCTTAATTTAAGCTTTAGGTAGCTTGAAAtcctatttaattattattttgtgtttctaatTGTAGCAACATACTCTCATGccctccttttttctcttttcaaccCTCCTCTTTAACCTCCGACCTCTTCTGCCCCCTCCTCCTCTTACCCCACCATAAAGTTAGGTCCCATAATTGAAAATAGCTGGATGAGGGGTGAGGTTTGAGTTCTGAGCTGTTGAGTTTAGGTTGCATCCTGCAGTTTGAGATTCAATTACCCGGAAAATGTATGTTCAAATGCATGTGGGAGAATGTTTGGTTGATTTTATGTCAGTGATTTATTTTAGCTGCTGTCCTGTCCACATTTTTATGCTAGGCTTCCCATTAAATGTGGGCTTTTGTTTCAGGGGGTGATATTTTGAGGGTTGCACTTATTTTTGAAGGTATGTTGGTTTTTACTTTATGCTGATTGGCCCTTTATTTGTAGTTAAACTGCTTTTCTTCTGTGGCACAAATAAAGTGACCTTTTGCTTCAGGCCCCAGCTTTCTGTACAGCAATCAGTACTGTTTCTCTCTAGTGCCATTTAATATAATGAAACTGAATTCTTCAACCATAGTGTATGCATAATGTCTATGAAAATTGTATTCAGTTTTGTtggatttattaacgctctccaagagaatataaactatcatgggagaagctggcaAATCGAGGCTGGCCATAATTGCCCATCccacattattgttattttaaaagtatcATACAATCAAAACTTTAGCAAAATACGGTTTGTCTTACGTTAACCACTTATTTTTATTCTGACTTTGATTCTAGATGATGGAATCAGccattatacatataaatgtgaaaaatgcCCATCTGGAACTGTTCTAGAGAAGGAAAGCGGACTGTGCGAGCATGTCATgtaagttatttatatttttgcaatgtttaatttttttaatacataaataagcTGGACTGGTTTTGGTACACTGGTttatcaaatacagaaaaaataacagCAGGAAATGTTACCTAGTTTATGAACAGAAATGAGCCTTTTTAGAAGAAAATGCAATTCATTTTGTTGATTGCTTTTAACAACAACTTCACTACACAGttttactgtactgttccttttCTGGCCAGAGTACTGACTTACGTGTGGGTATTCTATCCCAGGGGAGgtaatgtattgcatttaaaaataaatctcctTATTTTTATGTTGCAAGTTACAGAATTGTCTATTGCATTTGGAGCTAACAGAGGTATTTCTGCAATACAATCTTTAAATTGACCAGGGACAGGGAGTGCCCTGGTCAATTTGAACAGGGAGTTCACTGGTAAATCCCTGCATTGGATTTGAGGAATCTTAAAATGAGAGCTGACTATTTGCCAAATGGCCCCCATTAAGTAACTAACATTTTaccatttacccccccccccattgacttCCCTGAAGCTTAGCACACATTTTTGAGTAGGATTTGTGACACTGGTATTAAAACAAACCGGATTTGCTTATTCCTTAAAATTTGgtcacaaaaaatgtttcctaaaagtATGTAGGTGTAAAAAAGGTGGTTTTGGTTATTCTCCAGCAGCCCATGTCCCATACCTTTATTTTGTTCCAGTTCTGTATTCAGCCTCGATTAGACTCCTCATCATTCCACACTACCAGGAATATTTGGATAAATAAAAACCCTTTCCACCTGGTATTTCCAGTATTGAAGTAGGGATCAGAGAATGGGGTCACTGTACATTGCCTGGGATAGAGTCATCTGACACTATATTACTAGAATGTGATTTTAGGAGACACCAATCACCAGAGATGTTGCGTATATTAGTTGAGTATATTAGTATAAACCCAAAAACAATGTGGGCAATGCCTAACCCTTTAAgttttgaaaatgtatgtatggCAGTGATATTGCTTCCCATCCATAgatcatgttttacattttgttcattcAATTTACCATCATTTTTGGGATTTTGTCACTTCTGTTTTTTCATAAAAGTGTTTATTGTCTTTATCTTACCCTTCAGCTATGAGTGTATGGAAAGTTATCTTCCAGATATTAAAAAGATTCCATCTCACTTTGATGCTGATTATTCTCTGTGCTTCAGTTCTAATGTTCAGaactaaaatgttttccatatcTCTTAATTGTTGTAATTTTTCCAATACTCCCACCCAGGTGAATATCTAGAAAGTagtcaccccccccccaaaaaaaaatctgtctgggGACACCATATTAGACAGACAGCATAGCATATATTGTTCCAAGCCCCATGCCTAAAtaggttgtttttgttttatataccaAGTCTTACCATGTGCTCTTTCTTGGACAACGCTTTTTATCATTATCATATTCTGATTTTGGAAACGCTACCCAAGGTCAGATAATCATCACACCagaaagggttttatttataGTAGCTTACTGTAAATGTGTCTAAGCTTCTTGTAACTTGCAAACCAACATGGGCATGACTTATTTACTGGAAGTTCTAGCATGCCAGGCCATCTAccaactcctgtgttttcttttttaaaggtaacCACActaaatgtgtttatgtataatTGCTGCTTGAGTTCAGGGTGGCTCTGATTGTCTGTTTCTATTTATCTGTAGTTTTACCATGCAATTGCTTGGGCTTACCCTCAATTTTCAGAACTACCTCTTTATG of the Pyxicephalus adspersus chromosome 11, UCB_Pads_2.0, whole genome shotgun sequence genome contains:
- the TNFRSF18 gene encoding tumor necrosis factor receptor superfamily member 18; its protein translation is MKLSWHTKLFFGAWCIILLNGTGTVVMGECNNGMHPVYTTTKGRICCPKCVKNNLREPCEHKEMECRCHQGYGCQTKSCTECKELPACNTRERLKITYDGISHYTYKCEKCPSGTVLEKESGLCEHVMPVTTLLPSPTAKDLTNKSPTCKTNDPDNNSTWIFISVLVIFFLLLITIVIHLLIQKMKATSSLKMQGDFVPHHTTVPINVKDDGDTCSCQYPEEEHGDGVLNIKLAAF